From the Streptomyces sp. NBC_00390 genome, the window CTGATGCTCGCGCGCGGCTGGCAGAGCTGCGACCGCGGCTGGTGGCAGACGGACTTCGCCGACCCCGACCGGGCGGACGCCGCCGCGCTGGCCCGCCTGGTGGTCACGGAACTGCGGGCCCGTGGCACCAGGGAGCCGGAGGAACTGCGGGCCCGGGATGTGAGCTGCAAGGACCGCGGCGACATGTGGCTCCCGGGCCTGGGCGTACGCCACTGACACGCCGGATCCGCTACCGGAGGGCGGAGGCGAGAGCAGGAGCGGCCTGGCCGGTGAGCTGGTTCACCTTGCCCAGTCGGTTCATCCCGCCACCGACCTGCTCGGAGACGGTCGGCACCTGCGCCCGGTGCTCCGTCGGCACCGAGGTCGCGGCGAAGGAGTCGAGCTGCCCGATGACGGACGGCACCTCGACCGGGGCTGCCGCGGTGGCGGCGGGGGCGGCAAGGGCCGAGGCGCCGGTCGCGAGAGCAATGGCGGCGAGTACACGCTGTGCTGTGGTCATGCCGTGAGCAACGACCCCGCCCCTGCTCCGGTCACGGGCGTGTCCAACTCGGGGGCGTACGCCAAGGGGTGGCGGGCACCTGCGTGCCCGCCACCCCTGTGACGTCCTGCCTGGTCGCGAACGGCCGGTGACCGCTGCCGCCGTCAGCCCTTGCTGACGGCGAGGCCGATCATTCGCTCACACCGAGCCGCTCGAGAATCAGTTCCTTGACACGCGCCGCGTCGGCCTGCCCGCGGGTGGCCTTCATGACCGCGCCCACCAGCGCACCGACCGCGGCAACCTTGCCGCCGCGGATCTTGTCGGCGATGGCCGCGTTGCCCGCGATCGCCTCGTCGACGGCCGTGCCCAGCGCGCCCTCGTCCGAGACGACCTTCAGACCGCGCTTCTCGACGACCGTGTCCGGGTCGCCCTCGCCGGCGAGTACGCCCTCGATGACCTGGCGGGCCAGCTTGTCGTTGAGCGAACCCTCCGTGACCAGCGCGGTCACCCGGGCGACCTGCGCCGGGGTGATCGGGAGCTCGTCCAGGCCCTTGCCCGACTCGTTGGCGTTACGGGCGAGCTCGCCCATCCACCACTTGCGGGCCTGGTCGGCCGGGGCGCCGGCGTCGATCGTGGCGACGATCAGGTCCATCGCACCCGCGTTGAGGATCGACTGCATGTCGTGCTCGGAGACGCCCCACTCCTCGCGGAGCCGGTTGCGGCGCAGCCGCGGCAGCTCGGGCAGCGTGGCGCGCAGCTCCTCGACCCACTCGCGGGGCGGGGCGACCGGCACCAGGTCGGGCTCGGGGAAGTAACGGTAGTCCTCCGCCTCCTCCTTGACCCGGCCGGACGTCGTGGAGCCGTCCTCCTCGTGGAAGTGACGGGTCTCCTGGATGATCGTGCCGCCGGAGGAGAGCACCGCGGCGTGGCGCTGGATCTCGAATCGGGCGGCACGCTCCACCGAGCGCAGCGAGTTGACGTTCTTGGTCTCCGAGCGGGTACCGAACTTCTCGGTGCCGTGGGGGCGCAGCGACAGGTTCACGTCGCAGCGCATCTGGCCCATCTCCATACGGGCCTCGGAGACGCCGAGCGCCTTGATGAGCTCGCGCAGCTCGGCGACGTACGCCTTGGCGACCTCGGGGGCGCGCTCGCCGGCGCCGACGATCGGCTTGGTGACGATCTCGATCAGCGGGATGCCGGCGCGGTTGTAGTCCAGCAGCGAGTGCTGAGCGCCATGGATACGGCCGGTGGCACCGCCGACGTGCGTCGACTTGCCGGTGTCCTCCTCCATGTGGGCGCGCTCGATCTCCACGCGGAAGACCTCGCCGTCCTCGAGCTGGACGTCCAGATAGCCGTTGAAGGCGATCGGCTCGTCGTACTGCGAGGTCTGGAAGTTCTTCGGCATGTCCGGATAGAAATAGTTCTTCCGGGCGAAGCGGCACCACTCGGCGATCTCGCAGTGCAGCGCGAGGCCGATCTTGACGGCGGACTCGACGCCGATCGCGTTGACGACCGGGAGGGAGCCGGGCATGCCGAGGCAGGTCGGGCAGGTCTGCGAGTTGGGCGCGGCGCCCAACTCGGTCGAACACCCGCAGAACATCTTGGTCTTGGTGCCGAGCTCGACATGGACCTCGAGGCCCATGACGGGGTCGTAGGACGCGAGGGCGTCCTCGTACGACACCAGTTCAGTGACGGTCACGATGAAACTTTCCCTCTCAGCCCAGCAGGACGTCGTCGTCGCCGAGGCGCTTCAGCTCGCGGTAGAGGATCGCCAGGCCGGTGACGATGGCAGCGGCCGAGATCCCGGCGTCGATCAGCCGGAGCACGTCGTTGTCCTTGCGCGCCATCTTGGCCTGTTTGGCGACACCGATGGCACCGAAAGCAGTGGTGCCGAGCGACAGGTACAGACCGGACTTGGACTTCTTGAAGTTCTTGGCCTTCTTGGTCATTGCACTCACAGCGACGGAGCCTCCTCCAGCAGCGGGTGACCCCACCTTTCCACGAAGGCGGCCTCGACGGCGGCGCCGACCTTGTACAGCCGGTCGTCCTTCATGGCGGGGGCGATGATCTGCAGACCGACCGGCAGGCCGTCCTCCGGCGCAAGACCGCAGGGCAGCGACATCGCGGCGTTGCCTGCCAGGTTGGTCGGAATGGTGCACAGGTCGGCGAGGTACATGGCCATCGGGTCGTCGGCGCGCTCGCCGATCGGGAAGGCGGTGGTCGGCGTCGTCGGGGAGACGATCACGTCGACCTGCTCGAACGCCTTCTCGAAGTCGCGGGTGATGAGCGTGCGCACCTTCTGGGCCGAGCCGTAGTACGCGTCGTAGTAGCCGGAGCTGAGCGCGTACGTGCCGAGCATGATGCGCCGCTTGACCTCGTCGCCGAAACCGGCTTCGCGGGTCAGCGCGGTGACCTCCTCGGCGGACTTCGTGCCGTCGTCGCCGACCCGCAGGCCGTAGCGCATGGCGTCGAAGCGCGCGAGGTTCGAGGAGCACTCGGACGGCGCGATCAGGTAGTACGCCGACAGGGCGAGGTCGAAGGAGGGGCAGTCCAGCTCGACGATCTCGGCGCCCAGTTCACGCAGCAGCTCCACCGACTCGTCGAAGCGCTGCACGACTCCGGCCTGGTAGCCCTCGCCGCGGAACTGCTTGACGACGCCGACGCGCATGCCCTCGACCGAGCCGTTGCGCGCGGCCTCGACGACCGGCGGGACCGGGGCCTCGATGGAGGTCGAGTCCAGCGGATCGTGCCCGGCGATGACCTCGTGCAGCAGCGCCGCGTCCAGGACCGTACGGGCACAGGGGCCGCCCTGGTCGAGGGAGGAGGAGAAGGCCACCATGCCGTAGCGGGAGACCGCGCCGTAGGTGGGCTTGACGCCGACGGTGGCGGTGACGGCGGCGGGCTGACGGATGGAGCCGCCGGTGTCGGTGCCGATGGCGAGCGGGGCCTGGAAGGAGGCGAGGGCCGCCGAGGAGCCGCCGCCGGAGCCGCCGGGGATACGGGTCAGGTCCCACGGGTTGCCGGTCGGGCCGTAGGCGCTGTTCTCGGTCGAGGACCCCATGGCGAACTCGTCCATGTTGGTCTTGCCGAGGATGACCACGTCGGCAGCCTTGAGCCGCTTGGTCAGCGTCGCGTCGTACGGCGGGATCCAGCCCTCGAGGATCTTGGATCCGACCGTGGTCGGGATGCCCTCGGTGGTGAAGATGTCCTTGAGCGCCAGCGGCACACCGGCCAGCGGGCCGAGCTTCTCACCGGCCTCACGCTTGGCGTCGACGGCGCGTGCCTGGGCGAGCGCTCCCTCGCGGTCGACGTGCAGGAAGGCGTGCACCTTCTCGTCGACGGCCTCGATACGGGCCAGGTGGGCCTCGGTGACCTCGACGGCCGTGAGCTCGCCCGCGGCGATCTTCTCGGCGGTCTCGGCCGCGGTGAGCTTGATGATGTCCGTCATGGGATTCAGTCCTCCCCCAGGATCTGCGGCACCTTGAAACGCTGCTGCTCCTGGGCCGGGGCGCCGGACAGCGCCTGCTCGGGGGTGAGCGACGGACGAACCTCGTCCGCGCGCATGACGTTGGTCAGCGGCAGCGGGTGGGAGGTCGGGGGTACGTCTTGGTCGGCGACCTCGGAGACGCGGGCGACCGCGCCGATGATGTCGTCGAGCTGTCCGGCGAAGTGCTCGAGCTCGTCGCCGGAAAGCTCCAGACGCGCCAGCCGGGCGAGGTGGGCAACCTCCTCGCGCGTAATGCCAGGCATGCAGCGATCCTCAGGGTGAGTGTGTGGTGTTTGGCCCAATCCTATGGGGCAGCGGCGGGTGACCGTGAAACGGTTTGCTCCCTCACCCCGGCCTTCCCCCGGTCCGGGGGAAGGCCGGGTCCCCCTGGGCGGCCGCGCAAAGCCGGCGCCCACCCCTCTGCCACGCGCCGGCTGCACACCGCGTGGCACGGGCGCGGCGGTGCCACCGAACGGCGATTACCGGGAGCAACCGGGTCGATGTGGAGAGAGACTCCGCTCTGCGAGGCCCGCCGTGGCGGATTCGCCCGTGACCCGCGAGTCGGGTGCCCCCTGACGATGCCGGGTGTGCGCGCTCCGCTCCGGTGCGCGCACGCGTTCGTGCTGCCCTTCATCTCAGAAGAGCGCATGAGCGCCGGACCACCGGTGGGCCTCAGAAACGCCCCTGGGCCCGGCGAGGATGCCGGGCCCAGGGGCTGCTGCCGACAGGCAACGGCCCCGGCCTGCGGGTCAGGCACTCCCGCTTATCCGAACTGGCCGGGCTGGTAGTCGCCGGCGGGCTGCTGGACAATGACGTTCAGCCGGTTGAAGGCGTTGATGACGGCGATCAGCGACACCAGGGCGGCGAGCTGCTCCTCGTCGTAGTGTTTGGCGGCATTCGCCCAGGCCTCGTCCGTGACCCCACCGGCCGCATCCGCGATGCGGGTGCCCTGCTCCGCCAGTTCCAGCGCAGCGCGCTCGGCCTCGGTGAAGACCGTGGCCTCCCGCCACACCGCGACCAGGTTGAGCCGCACCGACGATTCACCGGCGGCGACGGCTTCCTTGGTGTGCATGTCGGTGCAGAAACCGCACCCGTTGATCTGACTCGCGCGGATCTTCACCAGTTCCTGCGTCGCGTCCGGCAGTGCCGAGTCCGCGACCACCTTGCCTGCCGAGACGATGTGCTTCAGGAACTTGCCTGCGGTCTCGTTGCCGAAGACGTTCAAACGGGCGCCCATGGTGAACTCCTCTGCCGTTGTC encodes:
- the gatB gene encoding Asp-tRNA(Asn)/Glu-tRNA(Gln) amidotransferase subunit GatB → MTVTELVSYEDALASYDPVMGLEVHVELGTKTKMFCGCSTELGAAPNSQTCPTCLGMPGSLPVVNAIGVESAVKIGLALHCEIAEWCRFARKNYFYPDMPKNFQTSQYDEPIAFNGYLDVQLEDGEVFRVEIERAHMEEDTGKSTHVGGATGRIHGAQHSLLDYNRAGIPLIEIVTKPIVGAGERAPEVAKAYVAELRELIKALGVSEARMEMGQMRCDVNLSLRPHGTEKFGTRSETKNVNSLRSVERAARFEIQRHAAVLSSGGTIIQETRHFHEEDGSTTSGRVKEEAEDYRYFPEPDLVPVAPPREWVEELRATLPELPRLRRNRLREEWGVSEHDMQSILNAGAMDLIVATIDAGAPADQARKWWMGELARNANESGKGLDELPITPAQVARVTALVTEGSLNDKLARQVIEGVLAGEGDPDTVVEKRGLKVVSDEGALGTAVDEAIAGNAAIADKIRGGKVAAVGALVGAVMKATRGQADAARVKELILERLGVSE
- the gatA gene encoding Asp-tRNA(Asn)/Glu-tRNA(Gln) amidotransferase subunit GatA; the encoded protein is MTDIIKLTAAETAEKIAAGELTAVEVTEAHLARIEAVDEKVHAFLHVDREGALAQARAVDAKREAGEKLGPLAGVPLALKDIFTTEGIPTTVGSKILEGWIPPYDATLTKRLKAADVVILGKTNMDEFAMGSSTENSAYGPTGNPWDLTRIPGGSGGGSSAALASFQAPLAIGTDTGGSIRQPAAVTATVGVKPTYGAVSRYGMVAFSSSLDQGGPCARTVLDAALLHEVIAGHDPLDSTSIEAPVPPVVEAARNGSVEGMRVGVVKQFRGEGYQAGVVQRFDESVELLRELGAEIVELDCPSFDLALSAYYLIAPSECSSNLARFDAMRYGLRVGDDGTKSAEEVTALTREAGFGDEVKRRIMLGTYALSSGYYDAYYGSAQKVRTLITRDFEKAFEQVDVIVSPTTPTTAFPIGERADDPMAMYLADLCTIPTNLAGNAAMSLPCGLAPEDGLPVGLQIIAPAMKDDRLYKVGAAVEAAFVERWGHPLLEEAPSL
- the gatC gene encoding Asp-tRNA(Asn)/Glu-tRNA(Gln) amidotransferase subunit GatC — translated: MPGITREEVAHLARLARLELSGDELEHFAGQLDDIIGAVARVSEVADQDVPPTSHPLPLTNVMRADEVRPSLTPEQALSGAPAQEQQRFKVPQILGED
- a CDS encoding carboxymuconolactone decarboxylase family protein, which encodes MGARLNVFGNETAGKFLKHIVSAGKVVADSALPDATQELVKIRASQINGCGFCTDMHTKEAVAAGESSVRLNLVAVWREATVFTEAERAALELAEQGTRIADAAGGVTDEAWANAAKHYDEEQLAALVSLIAVINAFNRLNVIVQQPAGDYQPGQFG